A region of Desulfolithobacter dissulfuricans DNA encodes the following proteins:
- a CDS encoding sugar phosphate isomerase/epimerase family protein: MKPSSKADHTWDNTGRDPGSFQHIKSRCFINAPFDLLGTGLLDLFLRHRLQPEIGLEGGCLWDVEEKEFAALAETLGKAGLRCTLHAPFFDLSPGALDPKIREVSREKLRRAFQLTGVFAPRSIVCHLGYEDNKHLGKFSTWFDNALHTWETLLTIAMKNGTRVMFENTYEKSPAVHRKLFEKLDCSHLGFCLDTGHLQAFARAPWQPWMDELGPWLGQLHLHDNNTGGDDHLAIGRGSFDFQGLFDHLKASNRAPIITLEPHTEEGLWQSLAAIEELGLFTGLAA; the protein is encoded by the coding sequence TTGAAACCGTCGAGTAAAGCTGACCATACCTGGGATAATACCGGGCGAGATCCTGGCTCTTTTCAGCACATAAAGAGCCGCTGCTTCATCAATGCACCGTTCGATCTCCTTGGTACCGGACTGCTGGACCTGTTTCTGCGACACCGGTTACAGCCGGAAATCGGTCTTGAGGGCGGCTGCCTGTGGGATGTGGAGGAAAAGGAATTTGCCGCCCTGGCGGAGACCCTTGGCAAGGCCGGACTGCGCTGCACCCTGCACGCCCCGTTCTTCGATCTTTCTCCCGGTGCCTTAGACCCGAAAATCCGCGAGGTTTCCCGGGAAAAACTCCGCCGCGCCTTCCAGTTAACCGGGGTATTTGCGCCCAGATCCATTGTCTGCCACCTAGGCTATGAGGACAACAAGCACCTGGGAAAATTTTCCACCTGGTTCGATAATGCCCTCCATACCTGGGAAACGCTCCTTACCATTGCCATGAAAAACGGGACCCGGGTCATGTTTGAAAACACCTATGAAAAAAGCCCGGCGGTGCACAGGAAACTCTTTGAAAAACTGGACTGCAGCCATCTTGGCTTCTGTCTCGATACCGGTCATCTCCAGGCCTTTGCCCGTGCCCCGTGGCAACCATGGATGGACGAGCTTGGCCCCTGGCTGGGCCAGCTTCACCTGCATGACAATAACACCGGCGGCGATGACCATCTGGCCATTGGCAGGGGAAGCTTCGACTTCCAGGGTCTGTTTGACCACCTGAAGGCATCGAACAGGGCACCGATTATCACCCTGGAACCCCACACCGAGGAAGGGCTGTGGCAATCCCTGGCCGCCATCGAAGAACTGGGCCTCTTTACCGGTCTTGCAGCATGA
- a CDS encoding molybdopterin-containing oxidoreductase family protein has protein sequence MAINLTRRNFLKTASLAAASVPLSKVVAKAETGVVKTPLIPPGSFKDTKTAVGGICEMCFWRCQLVGKVRDGRLVKLEGNPKSIDNGTAICARGNAGIKLLYDPDRLKYPLKNVGKRGAPKWKRISWEEALNECASKLKGIVDKYGPHGLAMFPHGASAKYPMHFFEKTVGTPNVSEASFFQCRGIRDTAYVATIGTAPGENVDMPNAKVIMLLGGHFGENVHVSHLKRYLKGLENGAKLIVVDPRFSASAGKADIWVKIKPGTDTAFLLAIMNYLIQNDKYDKKFVEEHGEGFETMAEGISEWTLEKAAAICDVPASQIKEVADLLAANAPNVSIHPGRHVSWYGNDFQRERSLACLTGVLGAYGVKGGFVKPKGPKGFGKVSWPHGEHEGENLKEIAGKYPFAPPGTPTELIRDAALSGDPYPIKGCVIWGQNPIQTIPNQQRTIRMLKQMDFVMCVDVMPTDITMFADILLPECSYLERYDYIKKGTQWNFADKHQQYVSARMPLVDPGFERKDGVWITNEIARRMGYGDKIPVQSQEEMVDKILAGAGLSIAKLKAEDGIHIQPGKDPYGISEDFTVNFANEDLEDEGFPAIPTYIPVEEPPAGYMRLLYGRAPVHTFNRTQNNVWLHAAMPENPVWVNDKVAKRLGLRDGDRVSFVNQDGVKSRTTTTVKVTPGIREDAVYMYHGFGSMNPELTVGYNQGVDDQSLITKLAVDPETGCSGMRNNFVRLVKAS, from the coding sequence ATGGCAATTAATCTGACCAGGCGGAATTTTTTGAAAACCGCCTCTCTTGCCGCGGCAAGCGTGCCACTTTCCAAAGTGGTGGCCAAAGCTGAGACCGGTGTGGTCAAGACACCGCTGATCCCGCCGGGAAGCTTCAAGGACACCAAAACTGCGGTCGGTGGAATCTGCGAGATGTGCTTCTGGCGTTGCCAGCTTGTGGGCAAGGTCCGCGACGGGCGGTTGGTAAAACTTGAAGGCAACCCCAAATCCATTGACAACGGGACAGCCATCTGTGCCCGCGGTAACGCCGGCATCAAGCTGCTCTACGATCCGGACCGGCTGAAATACCCCCTGAAAAACGTAGGTAAACGTGGGGCGCCCAAATGGAAGAGGATTTCATGGGAAGAGGCCCTGAACGAATGCGCCAGCAAACTCAAAGGGATTGTCGACAAGTACGGACCCCACGGCCTGGCCATGTTCCCCCATGGCGCCTCGGCCAAGTACCCCATGCACTTTTTTGAGAAAACCGTTGGCACACCCAACGTATCCGAGGCCTCTTTCTTTCAGTGCCGCGGTATCCGGGATACGGCCTATGTTGCCACTATAGGTACCGCGCCCGGCGAGAATGTGGATATGCCCAATGCCAAGGTCATCATGCTGCTCGGTGGCCATTTCGGCGAAAACGTGCATGTCTCGCATCTGAAACGGTATCTCAAGGGCCTGGAAAACGGCGCCAAGCTGATCGTGGTTGATCCCCGTTTTTCCGCCTCGGCCGGCAAGGCCGATATCTGGGTCAAGATCAAGCCCGGTACCGACACCGCATTCCTGCTGGCCATCATGAACTACCTGATCCAGAACGACAAGTATGACAAAAAATTTGTCGAAGAGCACGGTGAAGGTTTTGAGACCATGGCCGAGGGTATCAGCGAATGGACTCTGGAGAAAGCCGCCGCCATCTGTGATGTTCCGGCCTCCCAGATCAAGGAAGTGGCTGACCTGCTGGCCGCCAATGCGCCCAACGTTTCCATCCACCCCGGCCGTCACGTTTCCTGGTACGGTAACGACTTCCAGCGCGAGCGCTCCCTGGCCTGCCTGACCGGTGTTCTTGGTGCCTACGGCGTCAAGGGTGGTTTTGTCAAACCCAAGGGTCCCAAGGGTTTTGGCAAGGTGAGCTGGCCCCATGGCGAGCATGAAGGAGAAAATCTCAAGGAGATTGCCGGTAAATATCCCTTTGCTCCTCCAGGAACGCCTACCGAGCTGATCCGTGATGCCGCCCTGTCCGGCGACCCCTACCCGATCAAGGGCTGCGTGATCTGGGGTCAGAATCCGATCCAGACCATTCCCAACCAGCAGCGGACCATCCGGATGCTCAAGCAGATGGACTTTGTCATGTGTGTCGATGTCATGCCCACCGACATCACCATGTTCGCCGACATCCTGCTGCCCGAGTGCTCCTATCTCGAGCGCTACGACTATATCAAGAAAGGCACCCAGTGGAACTTTGCTGACAAGCATCAGCAGTATGTCTCAGCACGTATGCCACTGGTTGACCCTGGTTTCGAGCGTAAGGACGGTGTCTGGATCACCAACGAGATCGCCCGGAGGATGGGCTACGGTGACAAAATTCCGGTCCAGAGCCAGGAAGAGATGGTCGACAAGATCCTGGCCGGTGCCGGTCTGTCCATTGCCAAGCTGAAGGCCGAAGACGGCATCCATATCCAGCCGGGCAAGGATCCCTACGGAATTTCCGAGGATTTCACGGTCAACTTCGCCAACGAGGATCTGGAAGACGAAGGATTCCCGGCCATTCCCACCTATATCCCGGTGGAAGAGCCGCCGGCCGGCTACATGCGCCTCCTGTACGGCCGGGCTCCGGTCCACACCTTCAACCGGACCCAGAACAACGTCTGGCTCCATGCCGCCATGCCTGAAAATCCGGTCTGGGTCAACGACAAGGTTGCCAAAAGACTGGGACTGCGTGATGGTGACCGGGTCAGCTTCGTCAACCAGGACGGGGTCAAATCCCGCACCACCACCACGGTCAAGGTTACGCCGGGTATCCGTGAAGACGCGGTCTACATGTACCACGGCTTTGGCTCCATGAACCCGGAGCTCACGGTGGGTTACAACCAGGGTGTCGATGATCAGAGCCTGATCACCAAGCTGGCGGTTGACCCGGAAACCGGTTGCAGCGGCATGCGCAATAACTTTGTCCGGCTTGTCAAGGCAAGCTGA
- a CDS encoding aldehyde ferredoxin oxidoreductase N-terminal domain-containing protein: protein MNRDHFRVLVVDLDTGQSQVEQFDGRDQAIGGSGLAALLFEKYGRKDRPWSHADQPFILAIGPLTGAFPLMSKTVAAFKSPYHDQYTESHAGGRLALALRFAGYDGLVVTGCAPGLSILELGSRHIRIRDAGYLRGMDAYATGKLLRRIHPGGSGHRSILRIGPAGECGLAMACINVDTYRHFGRLGGGTVLGNKNIKGIIIQGDSGFSLPEGSDYQKLFATVYEQVTATNMMQKYHNLGTAANLQVLDDLKALPWRNLQQTSDPETITGVNGETFADKTLLRNGACSGCPVGCIHIGYVREKFHQDNRYFYRQVAYDYEPIFACGTMLGLGNPFEVLGIMDEMEKMGLDAMSGGVALAWATEALEQGLVSVRETGVELRFGDAAGYRQAARMLGTGANDFYTLLGQGTLRAAEAYGGRDFACVLGQEMAGYATGELFFAAQSLGFRHSHLDTGGYSYDQKHAEKDVDRAVQFLLDDEPGRVLLTSMVACLFARSIYTEEMLARCLDVLGYETLAGNLPELGEQIRCHRWRLRFATGFRPEDVTIPKRFYRVQTWKGPVDPAYLDQLRTRYIEALRARVEPD from the coding sequence ATGAACAGGGATCATTTCAGGGTGCTGGTGGTTGATCTGGATACCGGTCAGAGCCAGGTGGAGCAGTTCGATGGCCGGGATCAGGCCATCGGCGGTTCCGGGCTTGCCGCCCTGCTTTTTGAAAAATACGGCCGGAAGGACAGGCCATGGAGCCACGCCGACCAGCCCTTTATCCTGGCCATTGGTCCCCTCACCGGGGCCTTTCCCCTGATGAGCAAGACCGTGGCCGCCTTCAAGAGTCCCTACCATGACCAGTACACCGAGAGCCATGCGGGCGGCCGGTTGGCCCTGGCGCTCCGGTTCGCCGGATACGATGGCCTGGTCGTCACCGGCTGCGCCCCCGGACTTTCCATCCTGGAACTGGGATCACGCCATATCCGGATTCGGGATGCCGGTTATCTTCGCGGTATGGATGCTTACGCCACCGGCAAGCTGCTCAGGAGAATACATCCCGGCGGTTCCGGGCACCGTTCCATCCTCCGTATCGGTCCGGCCGGTGAATGCGGCCTGGCCATGGCCTGCATCAATGTGGACACCTACCGCCATTTCGGTCGGCTGGGCGGCGGGACGGTGCTGGGAAACAAGAATATCAAGGGCATCATCATTCAGGGGGACAGTGGTTTTTCCCTGCCCGAGGGCAGCGACTACCAGAAACTCTTTGCCACTGTCTATGAACAGGTTACGGCCACCAACATGATGCAGAAGTATCATAACCTGGGAACGGCGGCCAACCTCCAGGTCCTGGATGATCTCAAAGCCCTGCCCTGGCGTAACCTGCAGCAGACAAGCGACCCCGAGACCATAACCGGGGTCAACGGTGAGACGTTTGCCGACAAGACGCTGCTCCGCAATGGAGCCTGTTCCGGATGTCCGGTGGGCTGCATCCACATCGGGTATGTACGGGAAAAATTTCACCAGGACAACCGCTACTTCTATCGTCAGGTGGCCTACGACTATGAACCCATCTTTGCCTGTGGCACCATGCTGGGGCTGGGCAACCCGTTTGAGGTCCTCGGGATCATGGATGAGATGGAGAAGATGGGCCTGGACGCCATGTCCGGCGGGGTAGCCCTGGCCTGGGCCACCGAGGCCCTGGAGCAGGGACTGGTCTCGGTCCGGGAAACCGGGGTAGAGCTGCGTTTCGGCGATGCGGCGGGCTACCGGCAGGCGGCGCGGATGCTGGGAACCGGGGCCAATGATTTCTACACCCTGCTCGGTCAGGGCACCCTTCGGGCGGCCGAGGCCTATGGCGGCCGGGACTTTGCCTGTGTGCTGGGCCAGGAGATGGCCGGCTACGCCACCGGCGAACTTTTCTTCGCTGCCCAGTCCCTGGGTTTCCGTCATTCCCACCTGGATACCGGCGGCTACTCCTATGATCAGAAGCATGCGGAAAAGGATGTCGACCGGGCGGTGCAGTTCCTGCTCGATGACGAGCCGGGTCGGGTCCTGCTGACCTCCATGGTGGCCTGCCTCTTTGCCCGGTCCATCTACACGGAGGAGATGCTTGCCCGGTGTCTTGACGTTCTGGGCTACGAAACCCTGGCTGGAAATCTCCCGGAGCTTGGCGAGCAGATCCGGTGCCACCGCTGGCGACTGCGGTTTGCCACCGGTTTCAGGCCCGAAGATGTCACCATTCCAAAACGATTCTACCGGGTGCAGACCTGGAAAGGGCCGGTGGATCCCGCCTATCTGGACCAGCTGCGGACCAGGTATATAGAGGCTCTGCGGGCGAGGGTCGAGCCTGATTAA
- a CDS encoding 4Fe-4S dicluster domain-containing protein, with translation MKILTAPHMERCIGCHSCSLACARLVHKKLSWESAGIRIRSAGGLSTGFYAVRCLGCADPFCVAACPTGALIRRRGGGVLLREKKCIQCGDCVQACPVEGIVQDRDGRIYVCLQCGQCVDYCPHDCLEMREARSVEPGEVIA, from the coding sequence ATGAAGATACTCACGGCGCCGCACATGGAGCGGTGTATAGGCTGCCATTCCTGTTCGCTGGCCTGCGCCAGGCTGGTGCACAAAAAACTTTCCTGGGAAAGCGCCGGGATCCGCATCCGCTCGGCAGGGGGGCTGTCCACCGGATTTTATGCCGTCCGCTGCCTTGGCTGTGCGGATCCGTTCTGCGTCGCGGCCTGTCCCACCGGGGCCCTCATCCGGCGGCGTGGCGGAGGGGTGCTGCTGCGGGAAAAGAAATGCATCCAGTGCGGCGATTGTGTCCAGGCCTGTCCGGTGGAGGGGATTGTCCAGGACAGGGACGGACGGATTTATGTCTGCCTTCAGTGCGGGCAATGCGTGGACTACTGTCCCCATGACTGTCTGGAGATGCGTGAAGCCAGGAGTGTGGAGCCCGGGGAGGTGATTGCATGA
- a CDS encoding 4Fe-4S dicluster domain-containing protein: MQYGMIIDIDKCVGCHACTIACKAEWEVPAQFGRNWVYRLGPAKTSTGELAFTFYPGLCNHCDKPACVDVCPADPVEATFKDVKTGKTKTMEIAATWKDPFNGTVQIDKTRCMGCGACADACPYGARYVNPDLADDESEGKADKCTYCMPRVAEGLQPACVQTCLAGARIFGDLTDPNSEVSKYVKKGAFGLTSKNVQIGPNSRYYGSKKKDIELLKAQAPQEMPEASTRRIMLAKMMQPAMKQIRDLGMLGIAGSLLVKSMQEEDKE, from the coding sequence ATGCAATATGGCATGATTATCGATATAGACAAATGTGTGGGCTGCCATGCCTGCACCATTGCCTGCAAGGCTGAGTGGGAGGTGCCGGCGCAGTTTGGCCGGAACTGGGTCTACCGCCTTGGCCCGGCAAAAACATCCACCGGCGAGCTGGCTTTCACCTTCTACCCGGGCCTTTGCAATCACTGCGACAAGCCGGCCTGCGTGGACGTCTGCCCGGCCGATCCGGTCGAGGCCACCTTCAAGGATGTCAAGACCGGTAAAACCAAGACCATGGAAATCGCCGCCACCTGGAAGGATCCCTTCAACGGTACCGTCCAGATCGACAAGACCCGCTGCATGGGTTGCGGCGCCTGCGCCGATGCCTGTCCCTATGGCGCCCGCTACGTCAATCCTGACCTGGCCGACGACGAGTCCGAAGGCAAGGCCGACAAATGCACCTACTGCATGCCCCGGGTTGCTGAAGGGCTGCAGCCTGCCTGCGTCCAGACCTGTCTGGCCGGGGCCCGGATCTTCGGTGACCTGACCGATCCCAACTCCGAGGTATCCAAATACGTCAAGAAAGGCGCCTTTGGCCTAACCTCCAAAAATGTGCAGATCGGGCCAAACAGCCGGTACTATGGTTCCAAAAAGAAGGATATTGAGTTGCTCAAGGCCCAGGCACCGCAAGAGATGCCCGAAGCATCCACTCGCCGGATCATGCTGGCCAAGATGATGCAGCCGGCCATGAAGCAGATCCGCGATCTCGGAATGCTTGGCATTGCCGGTTCCCTGCTGGTGAAATCCATGCAGGAGGAGGACAAGGAGTAA
- a CDS encoding TorD/DmsD family molecular chaperone has protein sequence MIPKDSATESTPGSDDANGLAEVYGFLALCMRYPDPAFLDQEFLVTFQDLLHSLDRDSQARELGTWLQQDNNPLETLQIEYTRLFINAIPHVIAPPYGSIYVGGAGSLQGKLTEETRDFYRQCGFDLADETEPADHIMHELEFLAQLAREGRLEKTEEFLRRLFRPWFEQFYQRVHNEAGHPFYKVSVDLIDFFTKEEP, from the coding sequence ATGATACCGAAAGACTCTGCCACAGAATCAACACCGGGGAGCGATGACGCAAATGGTCTTGCCGAAGTGTACGGCTTTCTTGCGCTGTGCATGCGTTATCCAGACCCCGCATTTCTCGATCAGGAATTCCTTGTCACCTTCCAGGACCTGCTCCACTCCCTCGACCGGGACTCCCAGGCCAGGGAGTTAGGCACTTGGCTCCAGCAGGATAACAACCCACTTGAAACCCTGCAGATTGAATACACCAGGCTGTTCATAAACGCCATACCCCATGTCATTGCCCCGCCCTATGGGTCGATATACGTGGGCGGTGCCGGCAGTCTCCAGGGCAAGCTGACAGAAGAGACCAGGGATTTCTACCGGCAATGCGGCTTTGATCTGGCCGATGAAACTGAACCGGCCGACCACATCATGCATGAACTTGAATTTCTTGCTCAGCTGGCCCGGGAAGGACGGCTGGAGAAGACTGAAGAGTTTCTGCGCCGGCTTTTCCGTCCCTGGTTTGAACAGTTCTACCAACGGGTTCATAACGAGGCAGGACACCCGTTTTACAAGGTGTCTGTTGATTTAATAGATTTTTTCACCAAGGAGGAACCGTAA
- a CDS encoding pentapeptide repeat-containing protein, translating into MKHTVWSLVLVLLLAVGCGPATQHRLEEKTGSSRLSPEDVLSLVEGNTLFLQSYGEESYYYFDPSSTVFARDIYNNQEVGRWDVSDQGELCIRMRSWWYGDLRCFEVFTDPGKKYYFLVNGSGVRQYTAELLQGDSQNLYHEIKTKKRKSFRSSIRTKAAESAARPEKKILLEEEAGGVEDSVLPRPKVDKRELEATVKWMARDCPDCKLAGSDLQKADLVQANLRGADLSYANLRMANLRRANLQGAKLEKANLIYANLPGANLRDANLRGAILRGANLIRADLTGADLTDADLTDALLDGVKGLK; encoded by the coding sequence ATGAAGCATACCGTCTGGTCTCTGGTACTTGTCCTTCTGCTGGCTGTTGGCTGCGGCCCGGCCACCCAGCACCGGCTGGAAGAGAAAACAGGATCCTCCAGGCTCTCCCCGGAGGACGTACTCTCCCTCGTGGAAGGCAATACACTCTTTCTCCAGTCATATGGCGAAGAAAGTTACTATTATTTCGACCCTTCAAGCACGGTCTTTGCCAGGGATATCTATAACAACCAAGAGGTGGGCCGATGGGATGTCAGCGACCAGGGCGAGCTCTGCATTCGCATGCGCAGCTGGTGGTACGGCGACCTGCGCTGTTTTGAGGTCTTCACTGATCCCGGAAAAAAATACTATTTCCTGGTAAACGGCAGCGGAGTCCGGCAATACACCGCCGAACTGCTCCAGGGCGACAGCCAGAACCTCTATCATGAAATAAAGACGAAGAAGAGAAAAAGCTTTCGTTCGTCCATCCGTACCAAGGCTGCCGAGTCCGCTGCCAGGCCGGAAAAAAAGATCTTGCTGGAAGAAGAGGCAGGCGGTGTGGAAGACAGCGTCCTCCCACGGCCAAAGGTTGACAAGCGTGAGCTAGAGGCGACCGTCAAATGGATGGCCCGCGACTGTCCCGACTGCAAGCTGGCCGGCAGCGACCTGCAGAAAGCTGACCTGGTGCAGGCCAATCTGCGCGGTGCCGATCTGAGTTATGCCAATCTGCGTATGGCCAACCTCCGGCGGGCCAATCTTCAGGGCGCCAAACTGGAAAAAGCCAACCTGATCTACGCCAACCTGCCCGGGGCCAACCTGAGGGATGCCAACCTGCGTGGAGCCATTCTCCGGGGTGCCAACCTGATCCGGGCCGACCTCACCGGAGCTGACCTCACCGATGCCGACCTCACCGATGCCCTCCTTGACGGGGTCAAGGGACTAAAATAA